Proteins from a single region of Salvelinus fontinalis isolate EN_2023a chromosome 15, ASM2944872v1, whole genome shotgun sequence:
- the LOC129811961 gene encoding forkhead box protein O3-like, with translation MAGVSHNEPLSQDIDIDPDFEPQKRPRSCTWPLPRPESNAGKPESNDDSIPEEEDDDVTAPSSSSSYTANNVNGSIAIHQNTKNSSKHPCFTTTTKEEVLNPTSKEGNDVDGSSLSTQTHAVSALNGLASQPRKSSARRNAWGNYSYADLITQAIESSPDQRLTLSQIYEWMVRSVPYFKDKGDSNSSAGWKNSIRHNLSLHSRFMRVQNEGTGKSSWWMVNPEGGKGGKAPRRRAVSMDNSNKLIKGARGRAAKKKASLGLQAVQDGSSESLSLSSSLSKWTGSPTSRSSDELDAWTDFRSRTNSNASTISGRLSPILANPELDEALDDDSISPLSPMLYSSPSSLSPSTGPLGLADLALTMNLNDGLPDDLMGDLLDNISLTASQQPLGQEVETVGPNQMGSSVLTFSCSGGSSSLGIPSSGSYGPPISLFQLSPPSSSVTSLRQSPMQTIQENHQASFSCLSSRFNHHHTLQDLLSLETHGSHVSDIMLTHSDPLMSQASASVTLSQNSRRNAMLLRKDPMMSSNWDGAAGLNSQTSLMPGWRAQAGLSTPNNEVLCSSNDLDQQAKQLLQHLPSPSRNSSMQLGGSGTNNSTSENPFQLIAPDHFPIPDDLDLDVFNSSLDCDMDTIIRNELMDADCIDDL, from the exons ATGGCTGGAGTATCACACAATGAACCACTCTCTCAGGATATTGACATCGATCCAGACTTTGAGCCCCAGAAACGACCACGGTCTTGCACCTGGCCTCTGCCTCGACCAGAGTCCAATGCAGGGAAGCCCGAATCAAACGATGACAGCATCCCCGAGGAAGAGGATGATGATGTCACAGCACCCAGCAGCTCTAGCTCTTATACTGCCAATAATGTGAATGGTAGCATAGCCATACATCAGAACACAAAGAACTCTTCTAAACACCCatgcttcaccaccaccactaaggAAGAAGTACTAAATCCCACTTCCAAAGAGGGGAATGACGTCGATGGGTCCTCCTTGTCCACACAGACGCATGCTGTCTCAGCTCTCAATGGCCTGGCCTCCCAACCTAGGAAGTCTTCAGCTAGGAGGAATGCCTGGGGGAACTACTCCTATGCGGACCTCATCACCCAGGCCATAGAGAGCTCCCCGGACCAGAGGCTGACATTATCCCAGATCTATGAGTGGATGGTGAGGTCTGTCCCTTACTTCAAGGACAAAGGAGACAGCAACAGCTCTGCAGGCTGGAAG AACTCCATCCGACACAACCTGTCTCTCCACAGTCGTTTCATGCGGGTGCAGAATGAAGGAACGGGGAAGAGTTCCTGGTGGATGGTCAACCCTGAGGGCGGGAAAGGCGGCAAAGCTCCACGACGACGGGCCGTATCCATGGACAACAGCAACAAGCTGATCAAAGGTGCTCGAGGCCGCGCCGCCAAGAAGAAAGCATCTCTAGGCCTACAGGCCGTCCAAGATGGCAGCTCCGAGAGTTTATCCTTATCCTCTAGCTTGTCCAAGTGGACAGGAAGTCCCACGTCTCGCAGCAGCGACGAACTGGATGCCTGGACGGACTTTAGGTCTCGCACCAACTCCAACGCCAGCACAATCAGCGGGCGCCTTTCCCCCATCCTGGCCAACCCAGAGCTGGACGAGGCGCTGGATGAcgactccatctctcccctctcccccatgcTCTACTCCAGTCCCAGCAGTTTGTCTCCCTCCACCGGCCCCCTAGGTCTGGCCGACCTGGCCCTCACTATGAACCTCAATGACGGGCTCCCTGACGACCTGATGGGCGACCTTCTGGACAACATCAGCCTGACGGCGTCCCAGCAGCCCCTGGGGCAGGAGGTGGAGACCGTAGGACCCAATCAGATGGGGAGCTCAGTGTTAACCTTCAGCTGTTcaggaggtagtagtagtctgGGCATCCCATCCTCCGGCAGCTACGGGCCTCCCATCTCCCTCTTCCAGCTCAGCCCCCCGTCCTCCTCAGTGACCTCCCTACGCCAGTCCCCCATGCAGACCATCCAGGAGAACCACCAAGCTTCCTTCTCCTGCCTGTCCTCTCGTTtcaaccaccaccacaccctgcaGGACCTGCTGAGCCTGGAGACACATGGCAGCCATGTCAGCGACATCATGCTCACGCACTCTGACCCACTGATGTCACAAGCCAGCGCCTCTGTCACTTTGTCCCAGAATTCCCGGCGGAATGCCATGCTGCTCCGCAAGGACCCTATGATGTCATCAAACTGGGACGGTGCTGCGGGTCTGAATTCCCAGACTTCCTTAATGCCTGGTTGGCGGGCTCAGGCTGGCTTGTCTACACCTAACAATGAAGTGTTGTGCTCAAGCAATGACTTGGACCAGCAGGCCAAGCAGCTTCTCCAGCACCTACCGTCTCCCAGTAGAAACTCTTCTATGCAGCTTGGTGGCTCTGGTACCAACAACAGCACCTCTGAAAACCCATTTCAGTTGATCGCTCCGGACCACTTTCCCATCCCTGACGATCTGGATTTGGACGTGTTCAACAGCAGCCTGGACTGTGACATGGACACTATCATACGTAATGAGCTGATGGACGCTGACTGCATTGATGATTTGTGA
- the afg1la gene encoding AFG1 like ATPase a, whose protein sequence is MATCMLSSKMSPLVSPIIRFLLKDQYYSSQTICNGVTNISRRGYSTDALPQPAAEDSNAAAAYSGPMEHYNSLVRDESLQEDPHQKAVVQTLDKMHKTLRGYNNQPTSLFSKFFSKPKPPKGYYIYGDVGTGKTMVMDMFYSYVETEKKKRVHFHGFMLDVHNRIHRLKKSLPKRKAGRMAKVYDPIAPIAEEISEEACLLCFDEFQVTDIADAMILKQLFENLFKNGVVVVATSNRPPEDLYKNGLQRVNFVPFIAVLKNYCQELRLDSGIDYRRRNRPSAGKLYFLSSEPCVEAILDKMFDELAFKQNDITRPRTLKLLAREVSLMKTCGTIADCTFEELCDRPLGASDYLEISRQFDTVFIRNIPLLTMNKKTQARRLITLIDAFYDHKVRVVILADHPLDDIFVHDGDHEHHHHELMDDLNLKKDAASELSIFSGAEEIFAFQRTVSRLTEMQTEEYWLQGDRSTITT, encoded by the exons ATGGCGACGTGCATGTTGTCGTCAAAGATGTCGCCCTTGGTGTCACCCATCATTAGATTTCTACTGAAAGATCAATACTATTCCTCGCAAACGATATGTAACGGTGTGACTAACATTTCCAGACGAG GCTACTCGACGGATGCTCTCCCCCAGCCGGCTGCAGAAGACAGCAATGCTGCCGCAGCGTACAGCGGACCAATGGAGCACTACAACAGTCTGGTCAGGGATGAGTCGCTGCAAGAGGACCCGCATCAAAAAGCCGTGGTTCAGACCTTGGATAAAATGCACAAAACCCTAAGAGGTTACAACAACCAGCCTACGTCCCTCTTCTCTAAA TTTTTCTCTAAACCAAAGCCCCCAAAAGGGTACTACATCTATGGAGATGTTG GCACAGGGAAAACGATGGTTATGGACATGTTCTACTCATACGTGGAGACAGAGAAGAAAAAGAGGGTCCATTTCCACGGCTTCATGTTAGATGTACATAATA GGATACATCGCCTTAAAAAGAGCCTGCCAAAAAGGAAAGCTGGGAGGATGGCTAAAGTCTATGACCCGATTGCGCCAATAGCAGAGGAGATCAGTGAAGAGGCCTGTCTGTTGTGCTTTGATGAGTTTCAG GTGACAGACATTGCAGATGCCATGATTCTGAAACAGCTCTTTGAAAACCTCTTTAAGAATGGGGTTGTTGTAGTGGCCACGTCCAACCGGCCCCCAGAGG ATTTGTACAAGAACGGACTACAGAGGGTCAACTTTGTGCCATTTATTGCTGTGTTGAAG AACTATTGCCAAGAGCTTCGTCTGGACTCTGGGATAGACTACCGCAGAAGAAACAGACCCTCAGCTGGGAAACTGTACTTCCT CTCAAGTGAACCTTGTGTTGAGGCAATACTGGACAAGATGTTTGACGAGCTGGCCTTCAAACAGAACGACA TAACACGGCCAAGGACTCTGAAACTGCTAGCCAGGGAGGTCAGTCTTATGAAAACCTGTGGGACCATAGCAGACTGTACCTTCGAGGAGCTGTGTGATAGA CCATTGGGTGCCAGTGACTACTTGGAGATCTCCAGGCAGTTTGATACTGTATTCATCAGGAACATTCCCCTGCTCACTATGAACAAGAAGACTCAAGCGAGACGCTTGATCACGCTTATAGATGCCTTCTATGACCACAAG GTACGAGTGGTGATTCTGGCCGATCACCCTCTGGATGACATCTTTGTACACGACGGAGATCACGAACACCACCATCATGAACTCATGGATGATCTCAACCTAAAAAAG GATGCAGCCAGTGAGTTGTCTATCTTCAGTGGAGCAGAGGAGATCTTTGCCTTCCAAAGGACAGTGTCTCGCCTCACTGAGATGCAGACTGAAGAGTACTGGCTGCAAGGGGACAGGAGCACCATCACCACGTAG